The Acanthopagrus latus isolate v.2019 chromosome 20, fAcaLat1.1, whole genome shotgun sequence genomic sequence aaacacattttggctTGAGTGTCACTTTAAACAAATcacatggtcaaaaaaaaaacaaaacaaaacaaaaaacaaatgccaCAGCTTTGAACATTCGTACAGCCAATAAGACTCAGATCATACTGAATATTCCTTTATCAGTGGTTTCTTTGAGGAAGTGGCACAATGTCTGGCCACCTTCAACATCATGGCTCTGCTTCTATATTTCTGAACTTGTGAGGTCATTTGGCAGAGCCAATGTGTCTCGATGTTTATTGTCAACTTGAGATGTTGAGTCAGTTGATTCAGTTTGACTATCATTCACAAGCTCTACAGTTACCGTTGGGGGTTTCAGAAGGTTTTCATGATGATTTTTCTGCTGAGACCTTGGAGAGGGGCGCGGGGAAGATCTGGGTGAATTTCGTGTTGAGGATCTAGGTGAATGTCTGGGTGAAGATCTAGGTGAATGCCGTGGGGAATGTCGAGGAGAAGGCCGCAGCTGCTTCTTGATTTCATACTCCTCAGCACTGACCTCAGGCACCAGCACTTTAGCAGTGTGATTGAACAAGGTGTAATCCACCCGGTAGTTCCTCCTGCTGACCCGGATCATCTCCTGGAACAAGTGACCCCAGAGGATTTCAGCTGTAATGTATGAGGTTCGGCTTTGATGCAGCATACCTGTGGAATCGTCCGTGTAGGTAAAAGACACCACCAGCTCAAAGTCAGCATTCCGTAGATCGACCAAACTCATTTTGTACAGAGGACTGCTGGGTTCAATCCTATGGAAGATGGTTGTAGGTGTGACCAGGACGATGTCTTTCTGCTGGATGACCAGATCTTCATAGGTGACGTCCATTTTCCCCGTGGCATGTACTGTGGAGTGGACAATTTGGGCACAAGCGCTCCCCTCCACCAGATGGTGCCTGCGGAAGTCCCCAACTCTCCAGGAAAGACACAAGAAACCATCCCGAAGGTTGATGACGGCGCAGTTGCTGAAGCCCACTGTCTGTGCTCTCTTTCTGGCAGAGGCCATTTTTGCGACAACAATTCCGATGACAAATGTGTCAATGAAGCAGCTGATGACATCTTGTACAGTAACAACGATGATGGCGATCATGCAGTTCTCTGACATTCCTCTGAAACCGTAGCCGATGGTGGTTTGAGTTTCAAGCGAAAAGAGGAAAGCAGCTGTGAAGCTGCGCACCTCGTACACGCAGGGATCAGTCGTGTGGTCTTGGATGTCACCGTGAGCAAGAGCGATGACCCAGAAGAGGATGCCGAAGAAGAGCCAGGACAGGATGTAAGACAGTGCGAAGATCAGGAACATCACCCTCCATCTGATCTCCACCAAAGTGGTGAAGATGTCAGtcacaaacagcagccactCCTCAGGAACGTGCCGGAACACAACGTTACAGTTGCCCTCTTTGCGTACGTAGCGGTATTTCTTTGATCGAGGTCCATTCTCAGTCCTTACAGTGATGTCATCGGTGGGGCTCACTGATGTATATTGTTTATGCATCTTCTATAATCTGTaggaaagacaacaaaaaatgtttagcAATTTGTTCGTCAGCCTGACTTAGTAAATATCGGGCATAATTGACACATTAACTGTCCATCAGGAAGCTCCATAAATAACCTCAGTACTATAACTGGCTTCCGTCATTCTTGGAGGCTGCATACGGACCTCGTTCGGAGGTGCACCATTCACCATTGTTGGGTATGATCTCAGAGATTTTTAGGTTATAGGTAAAGGATTAAGGTTTACAAATTCAGATGTTGCTCCCTATTTTACATCCCAAGTCATGAACTGTCATCACCTTACAGCACAGGTGTAAATGTGTCTCTGATCAGAGTCCCAAATCAGCTACTTTCTAACATTTATCAATTTGGACTAAGAGCTTtgaagtttgttgttttgtagtCCAACTGACCCGAAACACTGAGAGGAGGTCATTAGAGTAATGCAGGTCATGACATTGGGAGCAGACAGACGAGAACAAACGGCTACTGaaagctgtctgtctgatctCTGACCCACATGAGGATGCAGGACTCAACATTTGCGACACAAATCGGACCCGGAAATCCCAATTTTGTCTTGACTAAAGTTAGTTTCTGTACCAATGAGAATTACAGGATGCTGCTTCTGCAGAATGATCCTTCACAATGCTCCCAATGCTCTTTCCCTGTTACTCTGATACAGAACACAGCCATTCAGCTGGACCAGTCTTGTCCATTTTCCGACCTTTTTGTTGGGGAAAACAAATAACAGCAGAGTCTTGCATGTCTCAAGAAAACATTGGCCGATCACTGGAAATCTCCAACCTCTTGCTTTTCTGACTGTAGTATCtaatataaatacataatgaGCAGCGCTCTGCTGACAACATGAACAGTGAGGGGACAAAAAAGTAACTGACAAGGGGAAAAAGAGGCTATGTTGTGTTGTAgcttgttatgtttttttccattatggGTTATAATTTCATTCACATGTTTTCTTTCGTATTTTGTCCGCCCTTTGATTGCTCTGGAGGTTTATTTTTAAGATAGCAATCTGGGAATGTTTACCATGTATGAGTTTCTTTTTCCTGCCTCTTTGTACTGTGTCAATACATTTAATCATAATGGGGCAGTTGCCTGGAGATACAAAACCTGCTGCAGCAGTCGCTtgggctgctgctgatgtgccACTATATGCCACTGATTATTTATCTTCTTGTACAGTAAACAAAGGAGACTTAAGATGTGGCAAAAACCTATAATCCATTGATTCACTGCagcttcagaggaaaaaaaactgtccattaaaggaacagttcatcaaaaaaattaaaattcagccTTTATCTCCTCATTCGCCTGCAGactgaaagtcaggtgaagtatgGAAgtccacaacacatttctggagcttcacagccaaacagtgttgcagcaatctcctaaataactgaactagatggagacttgttttaagatGTGAAAAGACATAAAACGGCTCCATACTGtcataatccaagtctcagcAAATCCAGAGatttcaaattgatttgataGGTGTTATTTACACTGGGCATAGACCAACTATCCATaccaatattcagcatttctgaTTATTGGTatcaatgtttttgtgtctgactgTTTATATATGTAATTTATGCAAAAATGCACTGGCTCTaatgcagcatcctctctgtctgtagtcaccACTGTCTGGTCTCATTCagtgtcccgcccacaacaatATCTATCTTTGGTTAACTGTCACAAGTAATGGCCTATCAGCAATCACTATTCTGaacctgcaaagtaactagtgactacagttatcaaatgaatgtaattgAGTAGAAGAATAAGGTAATAGAAAATGGAAACTGCATTTGATCACAGGTTATTCTAAATTTTCACataaggatttttatttttacttcaaatgTCAGTTGGTTCCAAATACCATTTATCAtctccttgattactaataatTGGTTATGGTGTCAGTCGAACGCTGATATATGCCCTTCACCTTCATCAGCAAGAGGCTGAATAGAAACTAAGTTTTTTTCTAGTCTGAACTGTCCCttcaaacatttctgctgacattttttgtttttgcatgtagATAAAGCACATAAAGGTCAATTTTCTATCAGTGTAGcaaatgtgcacacattttGTAACTACATTAAACGGTGTGGACATTTCTTTAATTCTTCTTTAAGACTCTGAGTGACCAGTAGTCTGTTGTGCCGAAGCGGCATGTCTTTTACCCCAGTAACGTTAAACTCTttgtaaacataaaataatgtttcCATGCAAAACTTTGCTCCTGTCCAAAGTAATGGCCCAAGACCTTTTTTTCTGGGTGGAGGTCAAAGAACTGTAAGAGGGCCAATAAAGGAAGCGCCACGGGACTGAACTGGTCTAAGTTAGCGGGGGAAAAATGAATGTGGAAACTGGAATAGTGTCATGGTGCGATCACGGGCAGAGGAAGGATCAATCACAGCCAAACCACTGAGAGCA encodes the following:
- the kcnj16 gene encoding inward rectifier potassium channel 16 → MHKQYTSVSPTDDITVRTENGPRSKKYRYVRKEGNCNVVFRHVPEEWLLFVTDIFTTLVEIRWRVMFLIFALSYILSWLFFGILFWVIALAHGDIQDHTTDPCVYEVRSFTAAFLFSLETQTTIGYGFRGMSENCMIAIIVVTVQDVISCFIDTFVIGIVVAKMASARKRAQTVGFSNCAVINLRDGFLCLSWRVGDFRRHHLVEGSACAQIVHSTVHATGKMDVTYEDLVIQQKDIVLVTPTTIFHRIEPSSPLYKMSLVDLRNADFELVVSFTYTDDSTGMLHQSRTSYITAEILWGHLFQEMIRVSRRNYRVDYTLFNHTAKVLVPEVSAEEYEIKKQLRPSPRHSPRHSPRSSPRHSPRSSTRNSPRSSPRPSPRSQQKNHHENLLKPPTVTVELVNDSQTESTDSTSQVDNKHRDTLALPNDLTSSEI